The following DNA comes from Cellulophaga sp. HaHa_2_95.
GGAAAAAGAATGGTTGCTAAAGTCAAAATAAATCCCAAGTTCTTTTGTTGTTATAGGATTTATCTTACATTTGTTGTTCGTCTTTGATTCTGAATGCTATGAAAATCGACACTGTTTGTATTATTGATGATGATCCAATATTTGTATACGGGACAAAAGTGATCCTAAATAGCAATGGTAAATTTTGCTCTACAATTACAGTTTTTGAGAACGGCCAAGAGGCCCTAGATGATTTGGAGGCAATGCTAAAGTCTAATCAAGAATTACCAGAAGTAATTTTTTTAGATTTAAATATGCCTATTATGGATGGCTGGGATTTTTTAGATGAATTTTGTAAAATTCCAGATATAGAAAGTAAAACAAGAGTTTATATTTTAAGTTCTTCTATTTTTTCTGGAGATATAGAAAAATCAAAAGAATATAGTATTGTAAAAGACTTTATAAGTAAACCACTCACCGATATAAAATTCGAAAATCTTTTAAAGGAAATAGAGAATGAAAGAATAGGTAGAACTGCTTGAGTTCTACCTATTTTTTTATAGAGTTTTAGCGACAGCCTGTACTTGATCTAAAACACGCAGTAAGTTGCCACCCCAAAGTTTAGCAATATCTTCTTCAGAATACCCTCTTTTTACTAATTCAAAGGTAACGTTATAAGTTTCAGCAGCATCGTCCCAACCTTCAATACCACCACCACCATCAAAATCAGAACTCAAGCCTACATGATCTATGCCTATCAATTTTACTAAGTAATCTACATGGTCAATAAAATCAGATACATTTACGGCAGGAGGGGCATTGGTATCTGTCGCCACTAGTTCTTTTCCAATTTTTTTCACTTCAGTATAATCAGCAAAAAAAGCTTTCTTTTCATCGGTACTAAGGGCTCCTATTTCTGAACGCTCATAAAGTTTAAGATTAAGAGAATCGGCTATTTTATTGTAAATACCTTTCAGGTAAGCAGCTCTGGCCTCATGCTTTTCAGTATTTAGATAAGAGCTAAAGGCTACCGTTTGTATAACGCCACCGTTTTCTTTTAATAAAAGAAGTTGTTCGTCATCTAAATTTCTACTGTGATCACAAAGTTTACGTGCAGAAGAATGGGAGGCAATGATAGGTGCCTTAGATAAAGCAATCATTTGCTTCATAGCTTCTTTAGATGGATGAGAAATATCTATCATAACCCCGAGCTTATTCATTTCTTCAATTCCTTGTTTGCCCAAATCACTTAATCCATTATGAAGCCAAATACTATCATTTTCACCTGTATTAGAATCAGAAAACTGACTATGGCCATTGTGTGATAAGGAAATGTAACGAGCTCCTAAGTCATAATATTTTTTGAAATTAGAAAGATTCTCTCCAATAGGGTAGGCATTCTCCACACCAATCATCGCTACTTTTTTTCCGGCTTTATGAATTTTTCGCACATCATCAGATGTAAGAGCTAATTCAATTTTCTCTGGTGCAATTTTTTCGCATAAAAGATGTATGGCGTCAAATTTTTCTAAGGCATTAATTTCTGCTTTTTTATAGCCTGCAGGAGTTAGAGAATCTTGTCCTGTGTAAACAATTAACCAAGAAACATCCAAACCACCTTCTACCATCTTAGGAAGATTTATCTGCGTGTCTAAGCGTTGCGTGTAATTTATGCTATCTGTAAAATGAGCTACATTAATATCATTATGGGTATCTATAGTAATTACATTCTGATGAATGCGCTGTGCCTTTTGCTCTATAGTTTCTTCAGCTACTTCTTTAACCTCTTTTGGTTTCTCTTTACAAGAAAAGAATACTAAGGTTAGTAGCATAGCAAGGAAGGGAGTTAGTTTTTTTTTCATTTTGGTTTAAAGTTTTAATAGATTATTTAGTTCTCAGTACTAAACTTAAGCTTTTTTAATGGTATACTAAAAAGTATAGGAAAATGTGGACTTGAAATTAAGGGTTTGTAAAAATAGTGATGACACATTATTGTAAACCTATTTTAAGGGGGTAGTTATTGCGAAATGTAATATAAATGAAAGTTTAAATAATTGTACTTAGTGCTATTTTAGGACTATAAAAGGCCACTATTAGCAGTAAACACCCCTGATTTTTAGTGAAATAATAATACGTATTCAGAATAGGGAATTTAACTATTTTTAACAAACATACGTTTGTCCACTACAGTTTCTTAGTATAATTTTGGTCCCTTGATGAAAAAGGCATTCGGGCAATTTTTACTTCTAATTTGCATTCTAATCACCAACGGATGCAATGCCAGTAACTCCAATGTTGGGGACTCCTTTATATTTCAAAATTTTAATTCTTTAGAACGTTACGGAAACTATTTGAATGACGATCCGTCAATTCCTCAGTTTGTAGAAGCTCAAGATTTCAATGCGCATAAAAGACATTTTGCCGAAATCTCAGATGTTGAAGAAGAGAATGAAGAGCGCGTTTCTTCTCAAGAAAAAATTAATAACCTTACTTTTTCTGATCACTCTTTTGATCATGATAGTGTAAAACAGCTTTCTTACAAACTTTTAAAAGACATACGTTCTTTTGAAGCCAAATGCGTTGCAGTTTGTTTTAAACACTACGTGCGTTTTCAGGTGTATCGTATCTGATACATTCTTTGGTAGCCAACATCTTCCATGTGCTACTTAGTATTTCTTTTTAAATTATTTACAACAAAACAGGTGAGTTCTAATCCAAATAGAATTTAGGCTTGCCGCTATTTCAAACTTAAAAAATCATTTATTTTAAACTAGTAAAACTATGAGTAAAACTCCTATGTTTATTGGCTTGCTTGTATTCTTAATGCTTACAAGCTGCGGAGCAAAAAAAGAGGAAAAACATGAAGAAACTAAATTTCTTGTTACCAGTCCTATTAAAAAAGACACCTCAATAACTAAAGACTATGTAAGTCAAATTCATTCTATTAGGCATATAGAAGTTCGTGCTTTGGAAAGAGGATATCTTAAAAACATTTCGGTGGATGAAGGACAAACAGTAAAAAAGGGACAGGCGATGTTCCAAATTATGCCTAATGTGTATCAAGCAGATTTACAAAAAGCAGCTGCAGAAGCAAAAGTTGCAGAAATTGAATTGAAAAACACACAATTATTAGCTGATGGTCAGGTGGTGTCAGAAAATGAACTTTCTATGGCTAAAGCTAATTTTGATAAAGCCAATGCTGAAGTGTCACTAGCAAAAACCCACTTAGGATTTACAAATATCAGAGCACCTTTTGATGGGATTATGGATCATTTACATGTACGAGAAGGAAGCTTGTTAGATGAAGGAGAATTATTAACTACACTTTCTGATAATAGTAAAATGTGGGTGTACTTTAATGTTCCAGAAGCAGAATACTTAGATTATATCATGAGCTTTGATAAGAAGGAAAAGAAAGAAGTTAGGCTTCTAATGGCAAATAACAAACCTTTTAATCAAAGTGGTATTGTGGAAACTATAGAGGCGGATTTTAATAATCAGACTGGAAATATTGCTTTTAGAGCAACCTTTAATAACCCAGATAGGATATTAAGACACGGAGAAACTGGGAGTATTTTAATGACCACTCCTTATAAAGACGCATTAATTATACCACAGAAAGCAACATTCGAAATTCTAGATAAAAAATACGTGTTTGTGGTAGATCAGGAGAATATTGTCAGACAGACTGAAATTTTTATCGCTGCAGAATTGCCCCATTTATACGTAATAAGCAAAGGTTTGAAGGCTTCAGATAAATTTTTGTTAGATGGTATCCGTATGGTGAAAAATAATGAGAAAATTAGCACTGAATTTATGGAACCTAATGAGGTGATTTCTAAGTTGGCGGTTTACGCTGAGTAATAAAACTAATCCAAAAAAGACATGTTCAGTAATTTTATAAAAAGACCGGTATTGGCAATTGTCATATCGGTAATAATCGTATTTACGGGGCTGCTTTCTATAAAGCAATTACCCATATCACAATTTCCAGAGATTGCACCAACTACCGTAAACATTTTTATAGCCTATCCTGGTTCAAGTGCAGATGTATTGGTTAAATCTACATTAATACCTTTAGAAACGGCTATAAATGGTGTGCAAGGCATGCGTTATATCGCGTCAGATGCTACAAGTGCTGGGGAAGGGACGTTGCGTATCATCTTTGAACCGGGTACAGACCCTAATCAGGCAGTAGTCCGGGTAAAAACAAGAGTAGATCAGGTTATGCCTTTATTGCCAGACTTGGTACAGCGTGAAGGGGTAATTATTACGCCAGTACAACCAAGCATGTTGATGTACGTAAACTTGTATAGTGATAATGTGGATGACCATGAATTATTTCTCTACAATTATGCATATACTAAGATGATCCCTGAAATTCAGCGAATTGATGGGATAGCGAGTGCTCAGATCTTAGGGAGTCGCAAGTATGCTATGCGTGTTTGGCTGAAACCAGATCGCATGCGCGCATATAATGTTTCTGCAGAAGAAATATTAAAAGCAATGGAGGAGCAAAGTATTTTGGCAAGACCAGGTAGAATAGGGCAGAGCTCAGGTAAAACTTCGCAATCTTTAGAGTATGTATTAATGTACCAAGATAGGTATGACGAACCAGAGCAATACGAAGATATTATCATTAAGGCCAACGAGGAAGGGGAGATTTTAAAATTAGGAGACCTAGCGGATGTGGAGCTTGGTAGTGAGTTTTTTGATATCTATTCCAATTTAGATGGTAAGCCTTCAGCATCAATTGTTTTAAAACAAACTTTTGGCAGCAATGCAAGTGATGTTATAGCAGAAGTCAAGGACAAATTAAAAGAGTTGAAGGAGGATTTACCTTCTGGTATGGAGTACAGAATTAGTTATGATGTTTCTAACTTTTTGAATGCGTCTATAGAGCAAGTTATTCATACACTTAGAGATGCTTTTATACTGGTAGCTATAGTGGTATTCTTATTTTTAGGAGATTGGAGGTCTACTTTAATTCCTATCATCGCAGTGCCTGTTTCATTGATTGGAGCCTTCTTTATTATGCAATTGTTTGGTTTGTCAATTAATTTAATAACCTTATTTGCTTTAGTGCTAGCTATTGGTATTGTCGTTGATGATGCTATTGTTGTTGTAGAAGCCGTACATGCAAAAATGGAAGAAACCCATTTAGGTCCTTTTGAAGCCGTGAAGCTAGTCGTAAATGAAATAGGAGGTGCTATTATAGCGATAACATTGGTGATGGTATCGGTTTTTATTCCGATTGCATTTATGTCGGGCCCTGTTGGAGTATTTTATAGACAATTTTCCATAACCATGGCTGGGTCTATCATTTTATCTGCGGTAGTAGCGCTTACATTAACCCCGGTTCTCTGTGCAATGATTCTTAAAAATGATCATGGCAAACCTAAGAAGAAATCACCGATAGATAAATTTATTGCTTGGTTCAATAGAGGTTTTGAAAAGCTTACGGGAAGGTATGTGAACATTTTAAATAAAATTGTTGCGAGAAGAGTTTTGACTTTTGGGATCTTAATAGCATTTTGTGTTGGGATATTTGTTACAAACGAAGCACTACCCGCTGGTTTTATTCCAAATGAAGATCAGGGGATGATTTATGCGATAATCCAAACCCCACCAGGATCTACCCTAGAGCGAACAAATGATATTGCTAGAAAATTACAGAAGATATGTGAAGAAACAGCAGGTGTAGAATCTGTCTCTTCTTTAGCAGGATATGAAATTATGACAGAAGGGCGTGGTTCAAATGCAGGTACTTGTTTGATTAACCTTAAGCCTTGGTCTGACCGGGAGCATTCCGTACATGAAATCATGGAAGAGCTAGAAGAGGAAACTAAAAATTTGGGTGCAGTCATTGAGTACTTTGAACCACCAGCTGTACCAGGTTTTGGATCTTCAGGAGGCTTCTCAATGCGTTTGTTAGATAAAACCAATGGTACGGATTATCAAGAGTTTGATAAAATCAATAAGAATTTTATGGATGCGCTAGCTAAACGGGAAGAACTAACAGGCTTGTTTACCTTCTTTTCCGCGAATTACCCTCAGTATGAGTTAAAAATTAATAATAAAATTGCCATGCAAAAAGGGGTTTCTATTGATAAAGCAATGGAGAACTTAAACATTTTGATAGGTAGTACTTATGAACAAGGGTTTATCCGCTTCGGGAGATTTTTTAAAGTGTATACACAAGCAGCTCCAGAATACAGGGCATTACCCTCAGACCTTGAAAAATTATTTGTAAAGAATGAAGAGGGAGAAATGGTTCCGTATTCTGCATTTATGACCATGGAAAAGCGTTTGGGACCAAATGAAATTACACGTTATAACTTATATAACTCAGCATCAATAAACGGACTTCCTTCCAACGGATTTACCACTGGCGATGCTATCACTGCGATAAAAGAAGTAGCCAAAGAAACACTGCCAAGAGGCTATGATATTGCTTGGGAGGGCTTGTCGTATGATGAGGCGCAGCGAGGGAACGAATCACTTTATATTTTCATGGTAGTTCTAATCTTTGTATACTTTGTTCTTGCCGCTCAATATGAAAGTTTTTTACTTCCTTTTGCGATTATTTTATCACTTCCTGTTGGTGTTCTAGGTTCATTTGTATTATTGAAGACTATGGGGTTAGCCAATGATGTCTATGCGCAAATTGGACTTATTATGTTAGTTGGGCTTTTGGGGAAAAACGGAGTGCTTATTGTGGAGTTTGCAGTTCAGAAAAGGCGTCAAGGAAGTACAATTCTTGAGGCTGCCATTGAAGGAGCAAGAGTAAGGTTTAGACCAATTTTAATGACTTCTTTTGCTTTTATAGCAGGATTGATTCCTTTAGTTGTGGCGCATGGCGCGGGTGCAATTGGAAACAAAACTATTGGTGGTTCTGCCATGGGAGGTATGTTAATGGGGACTTTTATCGGCGTTTTAATTATCCCAGGATTATATTACATATTTGCAACTATGGCAGACGGAAGAAGTTTAATTAAAGGAGAAGCTACGGAGCCTGTTTCAGAAGAATTTATTAGAGAGAGTGAAGCCGGAGGTAAGACAAAAGCAACACTTCGAGAAGTAAAAAAATTATTGAAAAAATTAACCAAAAAAAATGAGGATGAAATTTAATAAAAGCAAGCTCATAGGCTATAGATGGTCCTCTTTGGTAGGTCTTTTAGCACTGGTAAGTGTCTATGCTTGTGTGCCAATGAGAACGCTAAAAGAAGAAGACACCAGCGTTCCGGAACAGTATGCAAATCAAACTATAGATACTGTAAATACCGCTAAGATGAAATGGCGCGATTTTTTTTCGGACCCTTATCTAGTTTCTTTAATAGACACAGCATTGGTGCATAATCAAGAGTTAAATATCATGCTTCAACGCGTAGATATGTCTAAAAATGAAATAAAAGCGAGAAAAGGGGAGTATTTACCTTTTGTCAATTATTTTGGTGGCGCTGAGGTTGAGAAAGTAGGTGAGCATACCCGAAATGGCGCTGTGGAAAACAACCTTGAAATTAGAGAAGGAGAGGAGTTTCCAGAACCGTTATCAAACTATGCTTTTGGCCTAAAAGCCTCTTGGGAAATTGATGTTTGGAAGAAGTTACGCAATGCTAAAAAATCTGCTGTGTTTGAATATTTATCTACCGTAGAAGGTAAGAATTTCATGGTGACTAGTTTAGTTTCTGAAATAGCTAATTCTTATTATGAGTTACTAGCCGTAGATAGTCAGTTGGCTATAATTGACCAAAATTTAGAGCTTCAGGAGCATGCGCTTATTATGGTTAAGCTTCAAAAGCAAGCAGCAAGAGCCACGGAGTTGGCGGTCAAAAAGTTCGAGGCAGAAGTTTTGAAAAATAGAAGCCATAGATTTGAACTAAAGCAAGAGATCGTAGCGATAGAAAATAAGATTAATTTTCTAATGGGTAGATCGCCACAAACGGTAGCTCGTAAGTCTGGAGATTTTATTACGACAGCTGTTGATGCTATGTATGCAGGTGTACCATCTCAATTATTTTTAAATCGTACCGATGTTCGCCAAGCAGAATTAGAGTTAGAAGCGGCTAAATTAAATATAAGCGTAGCAAAAGCTAATTTCTATCCTTCATTTGATATAACAGCAAATGTAGGTTTAGAGGCTTTTAAACCGAAGTATTTAAACACAACTCCAGAATCTCTTTTGTATTCTGTTGTGGGTGATGTTGTAGGACCTTTAATTAATAGAAATGCGATTAAAGCGGCATATAAAAATGCTAATGACAAGCAGATACAAGCAGTTTTTGAATATGAAAAAGCAATCTTAAATGCCTATATAGAGGTTTCAAATGAACTTTCTAATATAGATAATTTAAAGAAAAGTTTTGATTTAAAAGTAGGCCAAGTAGATGCGTTAACAGAGTCTATTGATATTTCCATACGTTTGTTTCAGTCCGCTAGAGCAGATTATATGGAGGTGCTTTTAACGCAGCGTGATGCGCTAGAGGCTACTATTGAGCTTATTGAAACTAAAAAAGATCAATTGATTGCACAGACCACGATGTATAAAGCACTAGGTGGCGGCTGGAATTAACGCTTAAAAAATTGTTTAAATGCCGTGAAAAAGCCTGTAGAGAAATTTACAGGCTTTTGTTTTTTAGGATGCTTTTGATCCAACTGTTTTTTTTATGACACACACTATATCGTCATCAGCTAATCGTGAAGCATTTAATCTTCCAATTATAGATTCTGTTTCTAGATATTCAAATAGTGCATCAGAGACATAAGGCTTTAAGTGATTGATGTTTGTACTATTTGATAGTATTACTTCTCCGGTATGCTTATTAATTAAGCTATAATAGTAGTTAAATAATTCCATAACTTATTTTGTTTTATTTTGGATGCAACTGACGTGTTTTTAGAACTATAAAACTAATAATAGATTATTTTTTAAATGAACTCAAATGCTAAAAAATAAAACTCAAATCACTTTTATAGCTTTGTTTAAGTACTTTTAGAGAGGTGGTTGAAATAATCTATTGACATTTATTTATAAGTTACAATGTAAATTTGTTTTCATGGTAGAATATATATCCTCACTTTTGCGTTGTACTTAGATGATCAAAATTTTTATGATTTGAGGTTGACTTTACAGGAGATTTAGTTAGTTAAATTAAACATGACAGTAGTAAGAAATGGAAAATTTTAAGCATATAAAAGTAACAACAACTTCTTCTCTGCAGAATGTTGAAATAGTAGAATACTTGGAACCTATTTCTGTAACTATCGTTATTGGGATGAATTTCTTTGAAGATGTACTAACAGGATTTCGGGATGTTATTGGAGGTAAGTCTAATACGTATACCAAATCATTAGAAAAGATTAATGAAGAAGCTATTATAGAACTTAAAAGACGTGCCCATTATTTAAATGCCAATTACGTTATTGGTCTCAGTATTGATAATGATGAGATTTCTGCGCAAGGAAAATCAATGTTGATGGTTACAGCAATGGGTACAGCGGTAAGAGTTGCCGGAAAGGCTAAGAATATCATAAAGAATTCAACATCCATAAATTTAGAAGCTTTTGAACAATTGTCGTTAAAAGCGCAACTCCTGGAAAGTGCAGAGAAAGACGAATTGATTTTAACTGAAAATAAGTGGCATCAAATTATAGAAAATCAAGTGTCAGAATTAATTCCTTTTCTTTTAACCAAGCTCACCAATAACTTAAGCCAGTTTGATGTCAAAGAAAATATTAAGTTATTTTTTGATACGCTGGAAAGAGAAGACACGATTACCCAGATTTTTGATTTCTTAGAACGCAATGAAGATAGAGATTTGGAGTATGTACTTGAAGTAATACAAGAATTGCATATGGTAGATTATGATAAAAACCTAAAGCTACTGACGAGCAAGAAGCGGTATTTGAATATTTTGGGCGCTTCCATCGCAGGAATGCATAAGAAGGCCTATTATACATCTGATCTAAAATTGATGGAAGAAACCATTTTGGTGCTCGAGGAAAAATTTCCTGTTACAGCAAGCTTTATGAGGTCTAAAGAATCGTTCTCAGACAAAGAAATTGATGTTTGGAAATGTGAATGCGGCACTGAAAATAATTTAGAAAGAGAAAGCTGTAGAGCGTGTAAAACAGATATTCATGGGTTAAAAGATGCTACAATTAATCTAAAAGAAATTAAAGAAAGCTTGATTTATAAATTGGCTATTTTACAGAAAAATTTTGCTCAATAAATTTAGTGCAATGAAATATTTTTTAAGTATTACCCTCTTATTATCAATTCTTTCATGTAGCAGTGAAGAAAACACTACTTCTGCTGATCCTGTGGATGATACGGGCACTCCGCTAGTAAGTAGTGCTATTCCCATTTACAATCAGGCGTATCAAGAGAACTTTGAGGCAGATAAGATTAGTGCTATTTTAAACAACGCCAAAAATGGATATGTTTTATTAGATCCTTTTCAAGAAGAGGTAACTAATCATGTAGCAGCGATACAGGCAAATGGTAACCAAGTAGGTGCTTATATCAGTATTGGTACGGGTGAAACTTATAGAGATGACTATGAACAAATAAAACCTTACTTAGTAGCCACTCCTTGGGGAGAATGGCCCGATGAGTTCTTTGTAAAAGAAACTACATCTGGAGTATTAGAAGTAATGAAGGCGAGAATAGATAAGATTGCTGCTTGGGGATTTGACTGGGTAGAGTTTGATAATATGGATTGGGCTTTTGATGATGAAGCTAGAGATACCTATAGAATAACAGCATCGGAAAGTGAAGCAATTACTTACTATCAAGAATTATGTGCTTATGTGCATTCAAAAGGAATGAAATGTATGGCGAAAAATAGTGTAGAAGATGCTGCCAATTTTGATGGTGTCCTATATGAATCTTATTCCGATGAAAAAAATTGGTGGGATCAATCTGGAGCACAAAGCTTTTTGGATGCGGGAAAATTGGTGATTATTAATCATTACAATGAGAAATCTTGTGGAGAAGTGTATTCTGAATATAAGGGCATTTATAATGATGACCTTTCCTTTATTTGTGAAGATGCCATATTAAAAAAATATGTTCATTATAATGAGTAGGTGAGCCTATCGTAGTCAAATAAAAGATCCCAGTAAATTTAAATTTGCTGGGATTTTTTATAGACTATTATGGCTAGATCTATCACCATTTACGTCAGTTTTACTATAAGTTACTACAGATGAAGTTCCTGTGATTTCTAGTGATTAGCGCATAAATACATGTTAATTAGGGAGTTGTGTTCTGGCAAATAACATAGGAGTCTCGAAATTAATAGTGCTAAATTAATATATTTATGCTAATTTGGTATATATGAAAATTGAACTATGTCCTAATTGTGGGTCAGACCATAAGATTAAAAGCGGAATTGTCAATAATAGGCAGCGGTATAAGTGTAAACAGTGTAGTTATTTCTTTTCTGTAAATAAGATAGGAAAGAAGATAGATGATTATTACATAAACAAGTCGCTTCAGTTGTATTTAGAGGGATTGTCATATCGGGAGATAGAACGTATTCTTGGGGTGTCTCATGTTAGTATTATGAACTGGGTCAAGAAGTATAATGTTAAGCGTCCTTACAATTCTAGCTACCACCCTACCTATAAAATATTAAATGCAATAGAGCTAGGTAAGTACTTTCTAAATGCTGAAAATATTAAAGGGGCAGGAGTAGTAGTGACAGAGTTGGGAGATAAATTTATGCTTATAAAATGGGAGCGTTTCAAGGATTAAGTATATCTATTTAACAAAATAGTATATTAGTTTTTTGTTAACAAATTGTTTTTAAGAGATTAGTGGTGCACACAAAACCAATTATTCACTTATTAATCAACGTAACAATGGGAAAACAAACACTAATATGGATAGGGGTATTTCTCGCCTCCTTTCAGATTATAAATGCCCAAGGCTCTCCTGATTATACCGGAGGTCTTAAATTTAAATTTAATGAGGAGGGCTCAAAATATCTGCGAGTCATTTCCTGGGCACAAGTACAAGCAAATTATAATACGGAGAATACCTTTGATGCCAATGGTAATG
Coding sequences within:
- a CDS encoding YbjQ family protein; this encodes MENFKHIKVTTTSSLQNVEIVEYLEPISVTIVIGMNFFEDVLTGFRDVIGGKSNTYTKSLEKINEEAIIELKRRAHYLNANYVIGLSIDNDEISAQGKSMLMVTAMGTAVRVAGKAKNIIKNSTSINLEAFEQLSLKAQLLESAEKDELILTENKWHQIIENQVSELIPFLLTKLTNNLSQFDVKENIKLFFDTLEREDTITQIFDFLERNEDRDLEYVLEVIQELHMVDYDKNLKLLTSKKRYLNILGASIAGMHKKAYYTSDLKLMEETILVLEEKFPVTASFMRSKESFSDKEIDVWKCECGTENNLERESCRACKTDIHGLKDATINLKEIKESLIYKLAILQKNFAQ
- a CDS encoding efflux RND transporter periplasmic adaptor subunit; protein product: MSKTPMFIGLLVFLMLTSCGAKKEEKHEETKFLVTSPIKKDTSITKDYVSQIHSIRHIEVRALERGYLKNISVDEGQTVKKGQAMFQIMPNVYQADLQKAAAEAKVAEIELKNTQLLADGQVVSENELSMAKANFDKANAEVSLAKTHLGFTNIRAPFDGIMDHLHVREGSLLDEGELLTTLSDNSKMWVYFNVPEAEYLDYIMSFDKKEKKEVRLLMANNKPFNQSGIVETIEADFNNQTGNIAFRATFNNPDRILRHGETGSILMTTPYKDALIIPQKATFEILDKKYVFVVDQENIVRQTEIFIAAELPHLYVISKGLKASDKFLLDGIRMVKNNEKISTEFMEPNEVISKLAVYAE
- a CDS encoding response regulator, giving the protein MKIDTVCIIDDDPIFVYGTKVILNSNGKFCSTITVFENGQEALDDLEAMLKSNQELPEVIFLDLNMPIMDGWDFLDEFCKIPDIESKTRVYILSSSIFSGDIEKSKEYSIVKDFISKPLTDIKFENLLKEIENERIGRTA
- a CDS encoding TolC family protein: MKFNKSKLIGYRWSSLVGLLALVSVYACVPMRTLKEEDTSVPEQYANQTIDTVNTAKMKWRDFFSDPYLVSLIDTALVHNQELNIMLQRVDMSKNEIKARKGEYLPFVNYFGGAEVEKVGEHTRNGAVENNLEIREGEEFPEPLSNYAFGLKASWEIDVWKKLRNAKKSAVFEYLSTVEGKNFMVTSLVSEIANSYYELLAVDSQLAIIDQNLELQEHALIMVKLQKQAARATELAVKKFEAEVLKNRSHRFELKQEIVAIENKINFLMGRSPQTVARKSGDFITTAVDAMYAGVPSQLFLNRTDVRQAELELEAAKLNISVAKANFYPSFDITANVGLEAFKPKYLNTTPESLLYSVVGDVVGPLINRNAIKAAYKNANDKQIQAVFEYEKAILNAYIEVSNELSNIDNLKKSFDLKVGQVDALTESIDISIRLFQSARADYMEVLLTQRDALEATIELIETKKDQLIAQTTMYKALGGGWN
- a CDS encoding efflux RND transporter permease subunit: MFSNFIKRPVLAIVISVIIVFTGLLSIKQLPISQFPEIAPTTVNIFIAYPGSSADVLVKSTLIPLETAINGVQGMRYIASDATSAGEGTLRIIFEPGTDPNQAVVRVKTRVDQVMPLLPDLVQREGVIITPVQPSMLMYVNLYSDNVDDHELFLYNYAYTKMIPEIQRIDGIASAQILGSRKYAMRVWLKPDRMRAYNVSAEEILKAMEEQSILARPGRIGQSSGKTSQSLEYVLMYQDRYDEPEQYEDIIIKANEEGEILKLGDLADVELGSEFFDIYSNLDGKPSASIVLKQTFGSNASDVIAEVKDKLKELKEDLPSGMEYRISYDVSNFLNASIEQVIHTLRDAFILVAIVVFLFLGDWRSTLIPIIAVPVSLIGAFFIMQLFGLSINLITLFALVLAIGIVVDDAIVVVEAVHAKMEETHLGPFEAVKLVVNEIGGAIIAITLVMVSVFIPIAFMSGPVGVFYRQFSITMAGSIILSAVVALTLTPVLCAMILKNDHGKPKKKSPIDKFIAWFNRGFEKLTGRYVNILNKIVARRVLTFGILIAFCVGIFVTNEALPAGFIPNEDQGMIYAIIQTPPGSTLERTNDIARKLQKICEETAGVESVSSLAGYEIMTEGRGSNAGTCLINLKPWSDREHSVHEIMEELEEETKNLGAVIEYFEPPAVPGFGSSGGFSMRLLDKTNGTDYQEFDKINKNFMDALAKREELTGLFTFFSANYPQYELKINNKIAMQKGVSIDKAMENLNILIGSTYEQGFIRFGRFFKVYTQAAPEYRALPSDLEKLFVKNEEGEMVPYSAFMTMEKRLGPNEITRYNLYNSASINGLPSNGFTTGDAITAIKEVAKETLPRGYDIAWEGLSYDEAQRGNESLYIFMVVLIFVYFVLAAQYESFLLPFAIILSLPVGVLGSFVLLKTMGLANDVYAQIGLIMLVGLLGKNGVLIVEFAVQKRRQGSTILEAAIEGARVRFRPILMTSFAFIAGLIPLVVAHGAGAIGNKTIGGSAMGGMLMGTFIGVLIIPGLYYIFATMADGRSLIKGEATEPVSEEFIRESEAGGKTKATLREVKKLLKKLTKKNEDEI
- a CDS encoding helix-turn-helix domain-containing protein, which codes for MKIELCPNCGSDHKIKSGIVNNRQRYKCKQCSYFFSVNKIGKKIDDYYINKSLQLYLEGLSYREIERILGVSHVSIMNWVKKYNVKRPYNSSYHPTYKILNAIELGKYFLNAENIKGAGVVVTELGDKFMLIKWERFKD
- a CDS encoding dipeptidase yields the protein MKKKLTPFLAMLLTLVFFSCKEKPKEVKEVAEETIEQKAQRIHQNVITIDTHNDINVAHFTDSINYTQRLDTQINLPKMVEGGLDVSWLIVYTGQDSLTPAGYKKAEINALEKFDAIHLLCEKIAPEKIELALTSDDVRKIHKAGKKVAMIGVENAYPIGENLSNFKKYYDLGARYISLSHNGHSQFSDSNTGENDSIWLHNGLSDLGKQGIEEMNKLGVMIDISHPSKEAMKQMIALSKAPIIASHSSARKLCDHSRNLDDEQLLLLKENGGVIQTVAFSSYLNTEKHEARAAYLKGIYNKIADSLNLKLYERSEIGALSTDEKKAFFADYTEVKKIGKELVATDTNAPPAVNVSDFIDHVDYLVKLIGIDHVGLSSDFDGGGGIEGWDDAAETYNVTFELVKRGYSEEDIAKLWGGNLLRVLDQVQAVAKTL
- a CDS encoding endo alpha-1,4 polygalactosaminidase, which codes for MKYFLSITLLLSILSCSSEENTTSADPVDDTGTPLVSSAIPIYNQAYQENFEADKISAILNNAKNGYVLLDPFQEEVTNHVAAIQANGNQVGAYISIGTGETYRDDYEQIKPYLVATPWGEWPDEFFVKETTSGVLEVMKARIDKIAAWGFDWVEFDNMDWAFDDEARDTYRITASESEAITYYQELCAYVHSKGMKCMAKNSVEDAANFDGVLYESYSDEKNWWDQSGAQSFLDAGKLVIINHYNEKSCGEVYSEYKGIYNDDLSFICEDAILKKYVHYNE